One genomic window of Camelina sativa cultivar DH55 chromosome 5, Cs, whole genome shotgun sequence includes the following:
- the LOC104787335 gene encoding acyl carrier protein 3, chloroplastic-like: protein MASSIAASTSLQARPRQLAIAVNPIECNAFGRSNLSFKIRQLPSRLTVSCAAKPETVDKVCAIVKKQLSLDDTKKVEGATKFVDLGADSLDTVEIVMGLEEEFGIEMAEEKAQTITTVEKAAELIEELLLEKAK from the exons ATGGCTTCTTCCATTGCTGCTTCCACTTCCCTGCAAGCTCGTCCTCGCCAACTG GCGATTGCGGTAAATCCGATAGAATGCAATGCCTTTGGAAGAAGCaatctttcttttaagattcgTCAGCTTCCTTCCCGCTTGACCGTTTCCTGCGCT GCTAAACCTGAGACAGTGGACAAGGTGTGTGCAATTGTCAAGAAGCAACTCTCTCTTGATGATACCAAGAAAGTTGAGGGTGCCACCAAATTTGTTGATCTCGGTGCTGATTCTCTCGACACG GTGGAGATTGTGATGGGACTAGAGGAAGAGTTTGGGATCGAAATGGCTGAGGAGAAAGCACAGACAATCACCACAGTTGAGAAAGCAGCTGAGCTCATCGAGGAGCTCTTGTTGGAAAAGGCCAAGTAG